One window from the genome of Argonema galeatum A003/A1 encodes:
- a CDS encoding alpha-2-macroglobulin family protein — MQAISRIIKTWIFCFVLTLILGLTGCGLIKISGNEPLPAVPSLPTPQLPDWIEQISPVGEAEPLAQIRIRFKEPLIPVESIDSPDQQRLLQKFAITPPLAGQFRFLTPRMVGFQADKALPKATRVQVTLKAGLSDLKNHRLAQDLAWTFNTESIKLTNLPSWKETPDSEPQPIDLKPTLKFTSNVELDLPSLRDRLAFTPEGKKQRIPLKVEPEKENTSATDKPPGEKFDASVRDWNYILIPQQTLEKATSYSLQFSSGIRPARGNLQTETDFASQVKTYANLAFEKLELFGQPDVSGAYGRFVKGAAQLQFNNGLVAASAIDNIKINPPPKPAPQLVKVFDGEKLVNLNPWSLEPAKTYTITIGANLKDKFGQTLGKPVTIKYQTGDVAGDIWAPSSLHIFPAGKNLQLNISTVNLPESQYKAAYRVVQPTDLIYVDSAYPKGNKNDLLPPPESWQSFKVAGRKNQSKDIAVPLREKLNAATGMLAYGIQGRTNRYLENGKQKWRENTTYGLVELTNLGVFAQWFPNSGLIRVNHLSDGAAVGSATVEIYESKLDAKTKEEVQPCAVSKTDKTGTLLLNRDNLQKCMKSAGGFAEAPKLLVIAREGKDWAFTRTDEYSGSYDYGIDAGWQNAKPESRGTIFSDRQLYQPGEKASFTGEAYYLQNGVIKQDKNVPYKVTLQSPDGKKTDLGTKTTNEFGTFSLQLPIAANQALGYYSITAKGENGVEISGDFRVAEFKPPNFKVALNLEKEFVFIDQKVEAKAASNYLFGSPVQGGKATYYVTRSQTDFTPKGWEKFSFGRQWFWPEESPSVPTDVLQVSQVLDGQGKSNQTVTVAKDLPYPMNYRVDVQVSDVSNLSVADSKSFTALPSDRIIGLQSNFVADASKPFPIQVIVTEPTGKVIEGQKVRVELQQINYNSVTQVVEGSLTPQNQAEYKTVAKAEITSSNTPQSVSLTPPESGSYRIRANFTNAKNDLSATDLQIWATGNDVVSWGDRYQNNRLEVKLDKESYQPGETATVLIQSPYPEAELHFAVVRHNILYRTIQKVKGGSPQIQFKVTPDMLPNAAFEAVLVRQGKPLAQVEAGSLNELVRIGFAPFNIKLDDKYLKVEVTQQQASLQPGTEQTVQLKLTNNKRNPVKGQLTVMVVNEAILQLSGYRPPDLVKTVYAEQTISTRFADNRSDVVLQPLSSPLEKGWGYGGGLSAGAENTRTRKDFQPLAYYNGSVLTDENGQAQVTFKLPDDLTTWRVMVVATDGNLRFGNGETTFITTQPLISNPVLPQFVRLGDRFDAGLSVTNNTQETGNLDIAGELNGGIQFAQNNTLQTKSESGTRAYRFPMVANTTGKTKVKFTTQLNGTADAFEVPLEVKSLEVTEQVVETGTTNNQVKIPLKIDNNIAKDIGGLEVQIASSLIPEITAPARQVLDEDDLPFLEPSASQLAIAANLQILSQKYQQTFANFNPKQQANQALARLQTLQQPDGGFATWPGQTTSDPFVSPYAAQSLARASAAGLKVNPAMINRLKTYLKKILADPGQYDFCKEQLCKNQVRLEALMALSELGENRNDFLSDIYAQRNNFDFVTQIKLARYLSQLPEWQDESKTLLNQIQESVYQTGRTATINLPQRWRWFGSPTTAQAHALRLFIAQNNKPEVVDRLVQSLLALRRNGIWPNTYDNAEALTALVEYAKLQPTPPNFTATVQLAGKQLASTRFEGYRQNNQDVKVAIAQLPRGQNDLILKKSGQGTLHYLATYRYRLQGNQPGRLNGLRIVREIRRANEDKVLRRIGLYALDDPLKVAGGQVFDIGLEIVTDHPVDHLIVTDYLPAGFEAVDGSFQTATPYLQAQGDSWELDYKTIYRDRIVAYGDRLEAGVYSLHYLVRSVTPGTFVWPGAEVHLQYVPEEFGRSASSVLVISNQ; from the coding sequence ATGCAAGCTATCAGCAGGATAATTAAAACTTGGATATTCTGCTTTGTGCTGACACTCATCCTGGGATTGACAGGGTGCGGTCTAATTAAGATTTCAGGTAACGAACCACTCCCAGCGGTTCCCTCTCTACCCACGCCTCAACTACCAGACTGGATAGAGCAAATTAGTCCCGTTGGCGAAGCTGAACCCCTCGCACAAATCCGCATTCGCTTTAAAGAACCCCTAATTCCAGTTGAAAGCATCGATAGTCCCGATCAACAGCGCCTGTTGCAGAAATTTGCTATTACGCCGCCTTTAGCTGGTCAATTTCGCTTTTTAACTCCCCGAATGGTGGGATTTCAAGCAGATAAAGCACTACCGAAAGCAACAAGAGTACAAGTCACCCTCAAAGCGGGATTATCCGACCTCAAAAATCATCGTCTGGCGCAAGATTTAGCTTGGACTTTCAATACTGAATCAATTAAATTAACTAACTTACCTAGCTGGAAGGAAACTCCTGACTCCGAACCGCAACCAATTGACTTAAAACCTACTTTAAAATTTACATCAAACGTAGAACTTGACCTACCTTCGTTGCGAGATCGTTTAGCTTTTACTCCCGAAGGTAAAAAGCAGCGTATCCCGCTGAAAGTCGAGCCAGAGAAAGAAAACACTTCAGCAACAGATAAACCACCAGGAGAGAAATTTGATGCTTCAGTTCGTGACTGGAACTATATCTTAATACCGCAGCAAACGTTAGAAAAAGCAACCAGTTACAGTTTGCAATTTTCCTCCGGCATTCGTCCGGCGCGTGGTAATCTGCAAACTGAAACTGATTTTGCCAGTCAAGTTAAAACTTATGCAAACCTAGCATTTGAAAAACTGGAATTATTCGGACAGCCAGATGTATCTGGAGCTTACGGACGTTTTGTAAAAGGTGCTGCACAGCTACAATTTAATAATGGTTTAGTGGCAGCTTCTGCGATCGACAATATTAAAATTAATCCTCCACCTAAACCAGCACCTCAATTGGTGAAAGTGTTCGACGGAGAAAAGCTTGTAAATCTTAACCCTTGGTCATTAGAACCTGCAAAAACTTATACAATTACCATTGGTGCAAACCTGAAAGATAAATTCGGACAAACATTAGGAAAACCAGTAACAATCAAGTACCAAACAGGCGATGTTGCGGGAGATATCTGGGCACCATCAAGTTTGCATATTTTTCCAGCCGGTAAAAATTTACAGTTGAATATTTCTACAGTTAATCTGCCAGAATCGCAGTACAAAGCAGCTTATCGAGTGGTGCAACCGACAGATTTAATTTACGTTGATTCTGCTTATCCCAAAGGAAACAAAAATGATTTATTACCTCCGCCTGAATCTTGGCAATCTTTTAAAGTAGCAGGTAGAAAAAATCAGTCTAAAGATATCGCCGTTCCTTTACGAGAAAAACTTAATGCGGCGACTGGGATGTTAGCTTATGGTATTCAAGGTCGCACTAATCGTTATCTAGAAAATGGCAAGCAGAAGTGGCGGGAAAATACCACTTACGGACTGGTAGAATTAACAAATTTGGGTGTGTTTGCCCAGTGGTTTCCCAATTCGGGATTGATTCGAGTAAATCATCTTTCTGATGGTGCTGCGGTAGGAAGTGCTACTGTCGAGATTTATGAATCAAAGTTGGATGCAAAAACTAAAGAAGAAGTTCAACCTTGCGCTGTTTCTAAAACCGATAAAACGGGTACGCTGCTGCTAAATCGTGATAATTTGCAAAAATGTATGAAATCGGCTGGGGGATTTGCAGAAGCACCAAAACTGTTAGTAATTGCCCGTGAAGGTAAAGATTGGGCTTTTACGCGCACTGATGAATATAGCGGTTCTTATGATTACGGTATCGATGCGGGATGGCAAAACGCTAAACCTGAATCGCGAGGAACGATATTTTCAGATAGACAGTTGTATCAACCAGGTGAAAAAGCTTCGTTTACTGGGGAAGCTTATTATCTGCAAAATGGCGTTATTAAGCAAGATAAAAATGTGCCTTACAAGGTGACGCTGCAAAGTCCCGATGGTAAAAAAACGGATTTGGGAACTAAGACAACTAATGAATTTGGCACGTTTTCTCTGCAATTACCCATTGCTGCCAATCAAGCTCTAGGCTATTATTCCATCACTGCTAAAGGGGAGAATGGAGTAGAAATTTCTGGTGATTTCCGGGTAGCTGAGTTTAAACCGCCTAATTTTAAAGTTGCTCTCAACTTGGAGAAAGAATTTGTTTTTATTGACCAAAAGGTGGAAGCAAAAGCTGCAAGCAATTACCTGTTTGGTTCTCCAGTACAAGGCGGTAAAGCAACTTATTATGTGACGCGATCGCAAACTGATTTTACCCCCAAAGGTTGGGAAAAATTTTCTTTTGGACGGCAATGGTTTTGGCCGGAAGAAAGTCCTTCTGTTCCTACGGATGTCTTGCAAGTAAGTCAAGTGCTGGATGGACAAGGTAAAAGCAATCAAACCGTAACGGTAGCGAAAGATTTGCCCTATCCTATGAATTATCGGGTGGATGTGCAAGTCTCCGATGTGTCGAATTTATCGGTTGCTGATTCCAAAAGCTTTACTGCACTACCAAGCGATCGCATAATTGGTTTGCAGAGTAATTTTGTTGCTGATGCCAGTAAACCTTTTCCTATTCAAGTAATTGTTACCGAACCCACAGGTAAAGTAATAGAAGGTCAAAAAGTTCGCGTCGAACTGCAACAAATTAACTACAACAGCGTTACGCAAGTAGTGGAAGGCAGTTTAACACCGCAAAATCAAGCTGAATACAAAACTGTTGCTAAAGCCGAAATAACTTCTAGTAACACTCCCCAATCAGTTTCGCTTACGCCTCCCGAATCTGGTTCTTATCGCATACGAGCAAATTTTACTAATGCTAAAAACGATTTAAGCGCAACCGACTTGCAGATTTGGGCAACTGGAAACGATGTAGTCAGTTGGGGCGATCGATATCAGAATAATCGTTTGGAAGTTAAACTCGACAAAGAAAGTTATCAACCAGGTGAAACTGCTACTGTCTTGATTCAATCTCCCTATCCAGAAGCTGAGTTGCACTTTGCAGTCGTTCGCCACAATATCCTTTATCGCACAATTCAAAAAGTCAAAGGGGGTTCGCCGCAGATTCAATTTAAAGTAACTCCAGATATGTTGCCAAATGCAGCATTTGAGGCGGTTTTGGTGCGTCAAGGCAAACCTCTAGCGCAAGTGGAAGCGGGAAGTTTAAACGAGTTGGTGAGAATTGGTTTTGCACCTTTTAATATCAAGTTGGATGATAAATACTTAAAAGTGGAAGTTACACAGCAGCAAGCATCGCTGCAACCGGGTACTGAACAGACAGTTCAACTCAAACTTACTAATAATAAACGCAATCCCGTTAAGGGACAATTGACGGTGATGGTGGTGAATGAAGCGATATTGCAACTGAGTGGATATCGTCCGCCGGATTTAGTTAAAACGGTATATGCAGAACAGACAATTTCGACTCGTTTTGCCGATAATCGATCGGATGTAGTGCTACAACCTTTATCCTCGCCTTTAGAAAAAGGTTGGGGTTATGGTGGAGGACTATCCGCAGGCGCAGAAAATACTCGCACTCGCAAAGATTTTCAACCTTTAGCTTATTACAATGGTTCGGTGCTAACTGATGAAAACGGACAAGCGCAAGTAACCTTTAAACTACCCGATGATTTGACGACTTGGCGGGTGATGGTGGTGGCGACGGATGGTAATTTACGTTTTGGTAATGGCGAGACGACTTTCATCACGACGCAACCGCTGATATCTAATCCTGTGTTACCTCAGTTTGTCCGGTTGGGCGATCGCTTTGACGCTGGCTTATCGGTAACAAATAATACCCAAGAAACGGGAAATTTAGATATTGCTGGCGAACTCAATGGCGGTATCCAGTTTGCCCAAAACAACACGCTGCAAACCAAATCAGAATCCGGTACTCGTGCTTACCGCTTCCCAATGGTGGCCAATACCACTGGTAAAACAAAAGTAAAATTTACTACTCAGCTAAACGGTACAGCCGATGCTTTTGAAGTTCCTTTAGAGGTGAAATCTTTAGAAGTTACGGAACAAGTTGTCGAAACTGGTACAACTAATAATCAGGTAAAGATACCTCTCAAGATAGATAACAATATTGCCAAGGACATTGGCGGTTTGGAAGTGCAAATTGCCAGCAGTCTGATACCAGAAATTACCGCACCTGCACGACAAGTTTTGGATGAGGATGATTTACCTTTCTTGGAACCATCTGCGAGTCAGTTAGCGATCGCAGCTAATCTGCAAATTCTCAGTCAAAAATATCAGCAAACTTTCGCCAACTTCAATCCCAAACAACAAGCAAATCAGGCTCTAGCACGCTTGCAAACACTCCAACAACCAGATGGCGGTTTCGCGACTTGGCCGGGACAAACAACCTCCGATCCTTTTGTTTCTCCTTATGCCGCACAAAGTCTCGCCAGAGCATCTGCCGCCGGACTGAAAGTAAATCCGGCCATGATAAATCGCCTCAAAACTTACTTAAAGAAAATTCTGGCAGACCCCGGCCAATACGACTTTTGTAAAGAACAATTGTGCAAAAATCAGGTGCGATTGGAAGCATTGATGGCGCTTTCCGAACTAGGGGAAAACCGCAACGATTTTCTCTCAGATATTTATGCACAGCGAAATAACTTTGATTTCGTCACTCAGATTAAACTAGCGCGTTATTTATCCCAGTTACCAGAGTGGCAAGACGAGTCGAAAACGCTGCTAAATCAAATTCAAGAAAGTGTTTACCAAACAGGTCGCACTGCAACGATAAATTTACCTCAACGTTGGCGGTGGTTTGGTTCGCCTACTACAGCACAAGCTCACGCTTTGCGGTTATTTATTGCTCAAAACAATAAACCGGAAGTTGTCGATCGTTTAGTGCAAAGTCTCCTAGCATTGCGGCGAAATGGTATTTGGCCTAACACATACGATAACGCCGAAGCGCTTACTGCTTTGGTAGAATATGCTAAGCTTCAGCCTACACCGCCTAACTTTACAGCTACAGTTCAACTCGCTGGTAAGCAGTTAGCATCAACGCGATTTGAAGGTTATCGTCAAAATAATCAAGATGTGAAAGTTGCGATCGCACAACTACCTCGCGGTCAAAATGACCTGATCTTGAAAAAATCCGGTCAAGGTACTCTCCATTATTTGGCAACTTATCGCTATCGCTTACAGGGAAATCAACCGGGTAGACTCAACGGACTGCGGATAGTGCGAGAAATTCGTCGTGCTAATGAAGATAAAGTATTGCGACGGATCGGACTTTACGCACTTGATGATCCATTAAAGGTAGCTGGCGGACAGGTCTTTGATATTGGGTTAGAAATTGTTACCGATCATCCGGTAGATCATCTCATCGTCACAGACTACCTTCCCGCTGGTTTTGAAGCTGTGGATGGCAGTTTCCAAACTGCTACGCCTTACTTGCAGGCGCAAGGAGATAGTTGGGAACTGGATTATAAGACGATTTATCGCGATCGCATTGTCGCGTATGGCGATCGTCTGGAAGCCGGAGTCTACAGCCTGCATTACTTAGTTCGTTCTGTCACTCCAGGCACATTCGTATGGCCTGGTGCGGAAGTTCACCTGCAATATGTACCAGAGGAATTTGGGCGATCGGCTTCTTCTGTATTGGTTATCTCAAATCAGTAG
- a CDS encoding DUF2127 domain-containing protein — MKKITKRSRALVAIVIYKAVTALLLAVTSIALILTFKDYENLSDFSQSYVLAGKIEAIKWLLEKILNFPPKTLKFSSLVAGSYSVVTAIEAIGLWYEKTWAKILVLVLVGISIPAEIFELIRGISLLKLVVFIINAAVFWYLLRHSLLAKDDE; from the coding sequence ATGAAAAAGATTACGAAGCGATCGCGTGCCTTAGTTGCCATTGTTATTTACAAAGCTGTGACGGCTTTACTGCTTGCAGTGACCTCTATTGCTTTGATATTAACGTTTAAAGACTATGAAAATCTGTCTGATTTTTCTCAGTCTTATGTTTTAGCAGGCAAGATAGAGGCGATCAAATGGCTTTTAGAGAAAATTTTGAATTTCCCTCCTAAAACTTTAAAGTTCAGTAGTCTTGTCGCTGGATCGTACTCAGTTGTAACAGCAATTGAAGCGATCGGCTTGTGGTATGAAAAAACTTGGGCGAAAATCTTAGTGCTGGTGCTGGTTGGCATCAGTATTCCGGCTGAAATTTTTGAGCTAATTCGAGGTATATCGCTGCTAAAGCTGGTTGTTTTTATCATAAATGCAGCGGTATTTTGGTACTTATTGCGTCATTCGTTGTTAGCTAAAGATGATGAATAG
- a CDS encoding HhoA/HhoB/HtrA family serine endopeptidase — protein MQTKQPRLDNGSGEPKGIEFNILDRKTPKSNHLFWEKPVTYVSLVLLGASVAFAGSYLGSQNKVSSQPSVSAPPVSAPSVTPISPNLNAKLPLTADTNFITDVVDRVGPAVVRIDSSRTVTNQIPQVFNDPFGRQFRGRQSPTPPQKQVERGTGSGFIINSDGQVLTNAHVVDGADTVTVTLKDGRNFKGKVLGTDPVTDVAVVKIQASNLPAVRIGDSDKLKPGEWAIAIGNPLGLDNTVTTGIISATGRTSSQVGVPDKRVSFIQTDAAINPGNSGGPLLNASGEVIGMNTAIIQGAQGIGFAIPINTAQRIATQLVAQGKVEHPFLGVQMVDLTAEIKQRINSNPNSGLTVEGDKGVLIVKVMPNSPAAKAGLRAGDVIQKVGDRSVTESSTVQQAVENSQVGANLQLEVRRNGQNVSLTVQPGAFPTAAQ, from the coding sequence ATGCAAACAAAACAGCCTCGTCTAGATAATGGTTCGGGAGAACCGAAGGGCATCGAATTCAACATTTTAGACCGCAAGACTCCGAAATCTAACCATCTTTTTTGGGAAAAGCCAGTCACTTACGTATCGCTGGTGCTGCTGGGCGCAAGTGTCGCCTTTGCAGGCAGCTATCTGGGTTCCCAAAACAAAGTGTCCTCCCAGCCGTCTGTTTCTGCGCCCCCTGTTTCTGCGCCTTCTGTCACTCCAATCAGTCCAAATCTTAATGCCAAACTACCATTAACGGCAGATACCAACTTTATTACAGATGTTGTCGATCGCGTTGGGCCAGCAGTAGTACGCATCGATTCTTCGCGAACGGTAACGAATCAAATTCCTCAAGTTTTTAACGACCCGTTCGGACGCCAGTTTCGTGGTCGTCAATCTCCCACGCCACCCCAGAAGCAAGTTGAACGCGGTACGGGGTCGGGCTTTATTATTAATTCAGACGGTCAAGTTTTAACTAATGCCCATGTGGTGGATGGTGCGGACACTGTAACGGTGACGCTGAAGGATGGTCGTAATTTCAAGGGCAAGGTTTTAGGTACAGATCCTGTTACAGATGTTGCAGTTGTCAAAATTCAGGCTAGCAATCTGCCAGCCGTTAGGATAGGCGACTCGGATAAACTGAAGCCAGGGGAGTGGGCGATCGCGATCGGCAATCCGCTAGGTCTGGATAACACCGTCACTACCGGGATTATTAGCGCTACAGGTCGCACCAGCAGTCAAGTCGGCGTCCCCGATAAGCGAGTCAGCTTTATCCAAACTGACGCCGCGATTAATCCCGGTAACTCTGGTGGCCCACTGCTGAACGCTTCAGGTGAAGTAATTGGCATGAATACAGCCATTATCCAAGGTGCCCAAGGCATAGGTTTTGCAATTCCCATTAATACCGCCCAACGAATTGCCACTCAGCTAGTGGCACAAGGCAAAGTAGAACATCCTTTTTTGGGCGTTCAGATGGTCGATCTTACCGCTGAAATCAAACAAAGAATCAACAGCAATCCCAACAGTGGTTTGACTGTAGAGGGAGACAAAGGCGTGTTGATTGTTAAAGTTATGCCGAATTCTCCCGCTGCTAAAGCTGGACTGCGTGCGGGTGATGTTATCCAGAAGGTCGGAGATCGATCGGTCACGGAATCCAGCACTGTACAGCAGGCAGTCGAAAACAGCCAAGTTGGCGCTAATCTGCAACTGGAAGTGCGTCGTAACGGTCAAAACGTTAGTTTAACGGTGCAACCAGGTGCTTTTCCCACCGCCGCGCAGTAG
- a CDS encoding GGDEF domain-containing protein has translation MNFPVKIIRYLENKPKYFLIGLGLLLVLILGFIDYIIPRDISVSIFYLIPICITTWFAGEKAGIVISIASTIAWFIANKTLEEAPSSSAIHYWNASVRLGFFLTVTYLLSELRSARQKEKTLARTDPTTGVANRQLFSELATLEIKRARRYGHPFTLAYIDVDDFKNINKYGSYQIGDRLLLTLAQTIKKTIRDTDILARIGGDEFALLLPGIGYETAHTVIARVQQQLVDTMDENKWPATFSIGAITFLNPPDSVDEIVEKADYLMYCIKNEGKNRIEHIIEQ, from the coding sequence ATGAATTTTCCAGTGAAGATAATAAGATATCTCGAAAACAAACCAAAGTATTTTTTGATAGGATTAGGGCTATTATTAGTCTTGATTCTGGGATTTATTGATTACATAATCCCACGAGATATCTCCGTATCAATATTTTATCTTATTCCTATTTGTATAACCACTTGGTTCGCTGGCGAAAAGGCTGGTATAGTCATATCTATCGCCAGTACTATAGCATGGTTTATAGCTAATAAAACATTAGAGGAAGCGCCCTCCTCATCTGCTATTCATTATTGGAACGCATCTGTCAGATTGGGTTTCTTTTTAACTGTTACTTATCTTTTATCGGAATTGAGGAGTGCGCGGCAGAAAGAAAAAACACTTGCTAGAACTGACCCGACAACTGGCGTTGCTAATAGACAATTATTTAGTGAATTAGCCACTTTGGAGATTAAGAGAGCGCGTCGCTACGGACATCCTTTTACACTCGCATATATAGATGTTGACGATTTTAAAAATATTAATAAGTATGGCAGCTATCAAATAGGCGATCGCCTTTTACTAACTTTGGCTCAAACTATTAAAAAAACTATCCGAGACACTGATATACTTGCCCGCATAGGAGGCGATGAATTTGCCCTCCTACTGCCCGGTATTGGATACGAAACAGCTCATACCGTCATCGCGAGAGTTCAACAGCAACTTGTGGATACAATGGATGAAAATAAATGGCCTGCTACCTTTAGTATCGGTGCTATTACCTTCCTCAATCCACCGGATTCAGTTGATGAAATAGTTGAAAAGGCTGATTATTTAATGTACTGTATAAAGAATGAAGGTAAGAATAGAATAGAGCATATAATTGAACAATAG
- a CDS encoding sensor histidine kinase produces MTKIGLSSRLFISHLLVIVVGIGSFVIIGKVSSPRLFVLHLEQLEGRNFYYLRYARTQLVEGFENVWSRSTFWSFMTGATAAGGLSYWVSKRIMQPLTLMEQITQKFAAGKLDERMPTLEIPELNQLAVSFNRMASSLEGVEQRRRELIGDLTHELRTPLTVVRGYLEELADGRISPSPEIYQQLAKETKRLERLVNDLQELSKAEAGYLPINLQPVNLRPLLQSLVQKFADQLLEEGPVLRLECPPQLPFVLADIDRVEQVLVNLLGNAVRYTSEGSITIRAWTESGKFWIGVIDTGQGIGVEDLPHVFERFFRADRSRARHSGGTGIGLAISRRLIELQGGHIEVESQLGKGSTFRFCLTLA; encoded by the coding sequence ATGACTAAGATTGGCCTCAGTTCGCGTCTATTTATTTCTCACTTACTGGTAATTGTTGTTGGAATAGGTAGCTTTGTCATCATTGGCAAAGTATCTTCACCCCGTTTATTTGTTTTGCATTTGGAACAATTAGAAGGAAGGAACTTTTATTATTTACGCTATGCCCGCACTCAGCTGGTTGAAGGATTTGAAAATGTCTGGAGTCGCAGCACTTTCTGGTCATTCATGACTGGTGCAACTGCCGCTGGTGGATTAAGTTATTGGGTATCCAAGCGGATTATGCAGCCTCTTACCCTCATGGAACAAATCACCCAAAAGTTTGCCGCCGGAAAACTAGATGAACGAATGCCTACTTTGGAGATTCCAGAACTCAATCAATTAGCTGTCAGCTTTAACCGGATGGCGTCCAGTCTCGAAGGAGTGGAACAGCGACGGCGCGAACTAATTGGCGACCTCACCCACGAACTGCGGACGCCGCTAACTGTTGTTCGCGGTTACTTGGAAGAACTGGCGGATGGTAGGATTTCACCATCTCCAGAGATTTATCAGCAATTAGCAAAAGAAACAAAGCGGTTGGAACGGTTGGTAAACGATTTGCAGGAACTCTCGAAAGCAGAAGCGGGGTATTTACCAATAAATTTGCAGCCTGTTAATTTGCGTCCTTTGTTGCAATCCTTGGTGCAAAAATTTGCAGACCAGCTACTTGAAGAAGGCCCGGTTTTGCGATTGGAATGTCCGCCTCAGTTGCCTTTCGTATTAGCGGATATTGACCGAGTTGAACAGGTTCTAGTCAATCTGCTGGGAAATGCCGTGCGTTATACTTCCGAAGGCTCTATTACTATCCGCGCCTGGACTGAATCGGGCAAATTTTGGATTGGGGTTATTGACACAGGACAAGGAATTGGAGTAGAGGATTTGCCCCATGTTTTTGAGCGTTTCTTTAGGGCCGATCGATCGCGTGCCAGACATTCTGGGGGAACCGGAATTGGTTTAGCGATTTCCCGCCGATTGATTGAACTGCAAGGCGGTCATATTGAGGTGGAAAGTCAACTTGGTAAAGGTAGCACGTTTCGGTTTTGTCTGACTTTAGCTTAA
- a CDS encoding response regulator transcription factor, whose protein sequence is MDILIVEDEPEIAKLIQLTLEAEGFSCHQCRDGLTALQMFQQLQPDAIVLDLMVPGLDGLEVCARIRQKPGPKDPYILMLTARGEEIDRVIGLSTGADDYMVKPFSPRELVARVRALLRRSLRHGGQNLVYRTQHFTVDVDRHTAHRHINPDRSEELDLTSLEFNLLTTFISYPNRAWNRTQLIDKLWGDDFFGDERVVDTHVARLRKKIEPDPANPTFIKTVIGVGYKFEDAVNN, encoded by the coding sequence ATGGACATTTTAATTGTTGAAGACGAACCGGAAATCGCCAAGCTGATCCAACTGACTTTGGAAGCTGAGGGATTTTCCTGCCACCAATGTCGCGATGGACTGACGGCATTGCAAATGTTTCAGCAACTACAACCAGATGCGATCGTACTCGATTTGATGGTGCCCGGTTTGGATGGGTTGGAAGTGTGCGCCCGCATCCGCCAAAAACCCGGCCCCAAAGACCCCTATATTTTGATGCTGACTGCTAGGGGTGAGGAAATCGATCGCGTGATCGGTTTGTCTACTGGTGCCGATGATTACATGGTTAAACCTTTTAGCCCCAGAGAATTAGTTGCTAGAGTGCGGGCTCTATTGCGGCGCAGCCTTCGTCACGGGGGACAAAACCTCGTTTACCGCACCCAGCATTTTACCGTGGATGTCGATCGGCACACGGCCCACCGCCATATCAATCCAGATCGATCGGAAGAACTGGACTTAACCAGTTTAGAATTTAACCTTTTAACCACCTTTATCAGCTATCCGAATCGAGCCTGGAACCGCACCCAATTAATTGATAAACTGTGGGGTGACGACTTTTTTGGCGATGAACGAGTGGTAGATACTCATGTAGCCAGACTGCGTAAAAAAATTGAACCAGATCCAGCCAATCCCACTTTTATCAAAACTGTAATCGGAGTCGGATACAAGTTTGAAGATGCAGTGAATAATTAA
- a CDS encoding PepSY domain-containing protein: MRNYQARLRQLHRIVAPIMILPILLTLITGSVYQMVDLSGKGEDFDWLLDWHKGHFGSLNLEIVYPFLNALGLLTLAITGITMWFRMRRNSKNRSQEM, encoded by the coding sequence ATGAGAAATTATCAAGCTCGTCTGCGTCAACTGCATCGCATCGTTGCCCCAATTATGATTCTGCCGATCCTACTGACCCTGATTACCGGATCGGTTTATCAGATGGTAGACCTCTCAGGCAAGGGCGAGGACTTCGATTGGTTGCTGGATTGGCACAAAGGTCATTTTGGTAGCCTGAATCTAGAGATCGTCTATCCATTTCTGAACGCCTTGGGTTTGCTGACTTTGGCTATAACTGGAATCACGATGTGGTTTCGGATGCGACGCAACTCTAAAAACCGTTCTCAGGAGATGTAA